A single genomic interval of Deltaproteobacteria bacterium harbors:
- a CDS encoding GreA/GreB family elongation factor translates to MYLVSVMLSGNSQLYELLSSKLGAELNALRIAAAAAHDAATHTENKPENKYDPPRGLEASYLAGAQEARASQLQAALDLVTAMIPRCFQSHDVVGLTALVKLSTEHTTCWYFLIQVAGGYTLQSSDEQVHGSIITLTPQTPLGRALVGKRIGDEIMVRTDKVAKE, encoded by the coding sequence ATGTATTTAGTCAGTGTCATGTTGAGCGGTAATTCGCAATTATATGAACTACTATCATCCAAACTAGGGGCTGAACTAAACGCTCTTCGTATCGCCGCAGCCGCAGCACATGATGCCGCTACTCACACCGAAAACAAGCCAGAGAATAAGTACGATCCCCCCCGCGGATTGGAGGCCTCCTATCTGGCCGGGGCTCAGGAGGCGCGGGCCTCGCAACTCCAAGCCGCTTTAGACCTCGTGACCGCAATGATTCCGCGATGCTTCCAAAGTCATGACGTTGTTGGCCTGACCGCGCTAGTCAAACTAAGCACAGAACATACAACTTGCTGGTATTTTCTCATCCAGGTAGCTGGCGGCTACACGCTCCAGAGTTCCGACGAGCAGGTTCATGGGTCCATAATCACACTTACACCGCAGACTCCGCTTGGGCGGGCCTTAGTGGGCAAGCGCATAGGCGATGAGATTATGGTCCGCACTGATAAGGTTGCGAAAGAATAA
- a CDS encoding HdeD family acid-resistance protein: MRGNSERLFAIEFIPATLDRDHDASRRSGPLMIGLGALLVLVGAAACIQFPTATIASVYLVGACMIVGGCMFGIGAFVARRWNIALLDVLAAAVYIVVGSFILRQPIAAATGITLMLSIIFMVQGVVRILAAIAMLPSHWPWLLISGIATFALGGMIMLGWPASGLWVLGTLIGIDILVSGITMIALGAAAMRAAGRHIGSKPSMPRPI, encoded by the coding sequence ATGAGAGGCAACTCAGAACGGTTGTTTGCCATTGAGTTCATCCCAGCTACCTTAGACCGCGACCACGATGCTAGCAGACGAAGCGGTCCGCTTATGATCGGTCTTGGTGCCTTATTGGTGTTGGTTGGTGCGGCCGCTTGTATTCAGTTTCCCACAGCAACCATTGCTTCGGTCTATCTTGTTGGCGCATGTATGATTGTTGGCGGCTGCATGTTTGGCATAGGTGCATTTGTCGCTCGGCGATGGAATATAGCCCTACTCGACGTGCTCGCTGCAGCCGTTTACATAGTTGTTGGCAGCTTCATACTACGTCAGCCAATTGCCGCGGCCACCGGCATCACCCTGATGCTGTCGATCATCTTCATGGTGCAAGGCGTTGTGCGCATCTTAGCGGCAATCGCTATGCTGCCAAGCCACTGGCCGTGGTTGCTCATTAGCGGTATTGCGACGTTTGCATTGGGTGGGATGATCATGTTGGGCTGGCCAGCATCCGGCCTCTGGGTTCTTGGCACACTTATCGGCATAGATATCCTGGTTAGCGGCATAACAATGATCGCCTTGGGTGCTGCAGCAATGCGCGCAGCCGGGCGTCATATCGGCAGCAAACCTAGTATGCCGCGGCCGATTTAA
- a CDS encoding DUF4160 domain-containing protein yields MSPTVFTHGSYRFFFFSREEPRLHVHVSSPSGEAKFWIEPIIALASAHGLTKRQVGLLQKLVEQHEKEIRTAWITHFKA; encoded by the coding sequence ATGAGCCCGACAGTTTTTACACATGGCTCTTATCGATTCTTCTTCTTCTCGCGTGAGGAGCCGCGTTTGCATGTCCACGTGTCCTCGCCAAGTGGCGAAGCAAAGTTTTGGATAGAGCCGATCATCGCCCTCGCGTCAGCGCATGGATTAACTAAGCGTCAAGTTGGGTTGTTACAAAAACTGGTGGAACAGCATGAAAAAGAAATCCGGACGGCTTGGATCACGCACTTCAAAGCCTGA
- a CDS encoding DUF2442 domain-containing protein, with amino-acid sequence MKKKSGRLGSRTSKPEVSAVTKHGIWLLVDKVEYFAPFADYPWFQTAPAKAIFYVETPHKGHLRWPDLDVDLHVESLTQPHAYPLLAKAAPLRPKRKRSA; translated from the coding sequence ATGAAAAAGAAATCCGGACGGCTTGGATCACGCACTTCAAAGCCTGAAGTATCGGCCGTCACCAAACATGGTATTTGGCTGTTAGTAGACAAAGTAGAGTACTTTGCTCCTTTTGCCGATTACCCTTGGTTTCAAACCGCGCCAGCTAAAGCGATTTTCTATGTTGAAACACCGCATAAGGGCCATTTGAGATGGCCGGACCTAGATGTTGACCTGCATGTTGAATCTTTAACTCAACCGCATGCCTATCCACTCCTTGCCAAGGCTGCCCCATTGCGTCCCAAGCGTAAAAGGTCGGCTTGA
- a CDS encoding helix-turn-helix transcriptional regulator, which yields MKSPRKRLNDMIDRHGGVSKVARKVVTPQPSLSRLLNSASMPRHVTMYKIANALGLPETEIASEWSR from the coding sequence GTGAAGAGCCCGAGGAAACGTCTGAACGATATGATTGACCGCCACGGTGGTGTTAGCAAAGTCGCCAGAAAGGTGGTAACGCCGCAGCCCTCGCTCAGTCGCCTGCTTAATTCAGCCTCGATGCCTAGGCATGTGACAATGTATAAAATCGCTAATGCGCTTGGTCTGCCGGAGACCGAAATCGCATCTGAGTGGAGCCGGTAA
- a CDS encoding PIN domain nuclease, whose translation MYLVDTSIWINLFSKKPRFHLEVEQLFQLAVAPPIVQELIQGLPTGSSYEQMRSSILALPCSPAVVTIDHYLKAADIYRAGRRRGLTIRSSVDCLIAALALEEKLPVWHLDRDFSAIASFTDLHVTEYPW comes from the coding sequence ATGTATTTGGTCGACACATCGATATGGATCAATCTGTTTAGCAAAAAACCTCGTTTTCATCTCGAGGTTGAGCAGCTATTTCAACTTGCCGTAGCACCTCCCATCGTGCAGGAGCTAATTCAAGGGCTTCCTACGGGCTCATCCTATGAGCAGATGAGATCTTCCATTTTGGCGTTACCGTGCAGTCCTGCGGTGGTGACTATTGATCATTATCTTAAGGCCGCAGACATCTACCGGGCGGGGCGGAGACGAGGTTTGACCATTAGATCGTCGGTCGACTGTTTGATAGCCGCGTTGGCTTTAGAGGAAAAGCTACCTGTATGGCATTTGGACCGTGATTTTTCGGCAATCGCAAGTTTCACGGATCTACATGTGACGGAATATCCATGGTGA
- a CDS encoding type II toxin-antitoxin system VapB family antitoxin, with the protein MKRTNLVIDEKLLTEAKRLLGASTQSDAVNQALAQTIQLLKIRRLAEFFGTGAWDGSLPAMREDQSKTKKRRA; encoded by the coding sequence ATGAAGCGCACTAACCTTGTTATTGATGAAAAGCTCCTGACCGAGGCTAAACGTCTCTTGGGAGCCAGTACCCAGTCAGATGCAGTCAATCAAGCGTTGGCTCAGACGATTCAGTTACTTAAAATTCGACGCTTAGCTGAATTCTTCGGCACAGGCGCTTGGGATGGCAGTCTCCCTGCAATGCGGGAAGATCAATCAAAGACCAAGAAGCGACGCGCCTAA
- a CDS encoding 2OG-Fe(II) oxygenase, with protein sequence MLNEITAALAAIKGRGSFATDLVCGSAGLHIDVQGVGPIQFPISAATARKLCTVGRPAPFGRRNQTLQDKRVRDTSEIAPELIKIEERAWRGDLEPMLARIQSDLGLPDDGSLDAVLDKLLVYGPGQFFAPHQDSERSDDMVGSLIVELPCQHEGGSLTVQHHEESRIFRGRKRGPKDCAVYAFYADCNHEVKPVKSGYRVTLTYHLVFKSGDGLRHGHQPVRSQRLVGAVKEYFSTPVATPCSRPPRQNHDRLVYLLDHEYTQRGLKFAQLKNIDRSRVEALAHVAESLDCEMYLALADVHECWSCEEDELTYGYRRRRYSRWRYDEDDETHDEPSSGKADDYELIDLVASDVELRHFVDLKGNAATGMSVEPTNAEICFTRASDELDPFKSEHEGYMGNYGNTVDRWYHRAAVIMWPRERNFVIRAKATPSWAIKELRSLIKAGNLEDARSKAKDLLPFWEAVADRETTAGFVHGVFSVAVAMTSDTAFGLLAPFGPERLDDKVVPIAVDLIECYGFEWGKRLFIAWEKDTRLDAPQWLPKFPALAQALVASRPHGATLIRWLVKHEAEKFRRRHAGKLKSAAPFSDKTMTKRYLDDLASHFVAAAVTGASNVRDELIAILTSPDQALAPELAADLLASCLEASRPIGARDLGLQRFYEHVIGQLEMAINTPVRNPDNWSIQPPKGCSCDLCKELASFLRASTRVRFEWPLSKERRFHIHGIIDRHLLPVTHTTIHMGSPHKLVLTKQEALFARDQVQRERQKECLVWLRDREEAFRSGW encoded by the coding sequence ATGCTGAATGAAATCACTGCAGCGCTTGCGGCCATCAAGGGTAGAGGGTCATTCGCGACCGACCTGGTGTGTGGATCGGCCGGATTACACATCGATGTTCAGGGTGTCGGTCCGATCCAGTTCCCGATCTCAGCGGCCACAGCTCGAAAGCTATGCACCGTTGGTAGGCCAGCGCCGTTTGGTCGTCGCAACCAGACCCTGCAAGACAAGCGTGTACGCGACACCTCGGAGATTGCTCCCGAGCTGATCAAGATCGAGGAACGAGCTTGGCGAGGCGATCTTGAGCCGATGCTAGCGAGAATCCAAAGTGACCTCGGCCTTCCCGATGATGGCTCACTTGATGCGGTTCTCGACAAGCTGCTCGTTTACGGGCCCGGCCAATTCTTTGCGCCACACCAGGACTCCGAGAGGTCCGACGACATGGTCGGATCGCTCATCGTAGAACTGCCCTGTCAGCACGAAGGTGGGAGTCTCACAGTTCAGCATCATGAGGAGAGCAGAATTTTCCGCGGACGCAAGCGAGGACCCAAAGACTGCGCGGTCTACGCGTTTTACGCCGACTGCAATCACGAGGTGAAACCGGTCAAATCGGGGTACCGGGTGACGCTGACCTATCATCTGGTTTTTAAGAGTGGGGACGGACTCAGGCACGGACATCAACCTGTACGGTCGCAGCGCCTTGTTGGGGCTGTTAAAGAATATTTCTCGACGCCAGTTGCGACACCCTGTTCAAGGCCCCCGCGGCAGAACCACGACCGTCTCGTCTATCTGCTCGATCACGAGTACACGCAGAGGGGCCTTAAGTTCGCCCAGCTGAAGAACATCGATCGTTCGCGGGTGGAAGCTTTGGCTCACGTTGCCGAGAGTCTTGATTGCGAGATGTACCTAGCGCTCGCCGATGTTCACGAATGCTGGTCCTGCGAAGAAGATGAACTCACCTACGGTTACCGGCGGCGGCGTTACAGCCGCTGGCGATACGACGAAGATGACGAGACGCATGATGAACCTTCCAGCGGCAAGGCCGATGATTACGAACTCATCGACCTAGTTGCCTCGGACGTTGAACTTCGCCATTTCGTCGACCTTAAGGGGAATGCGGCCACGGGAATGTCCGTTGAGCCGACCAATGCTGAAATATGCTTCACGCGGGCTTCGGACGAGCTGGACCCTTTCAAGTCCGAGCACGAAGGCTACATGGGCAACTACGGCAACACTGTAGATCGTTGGTACCATCGCGCCGCGGTCATCATGTGGCCCCGTGAGCGGAACTTCGTGATCCGCGCCAAGGCAACGCCATCCTGGGCGATCAAGGAGCTGAGATCTCTGATCAAGGCCGGCAATTTGGAGGACGCGAGATCCAAGGCAAAAGACCTGTTGCCGTTTTGGGAGGCTGTAGCAGATCGGGAAACCACTGCTGGATTCGTTCATGGCGTTTTCTCGGTCGCTGTCGCGATGACTTCCGATACGGCATTCGGTTTGCTGGCACCGTTTGGACCGGAGCGACTCGACGACAAAGTCGTCCCGATCGCCGTTGACTTGATCGAGTGCTATGGCTTTGAATGGGGTAAGCGCCTATTCATCGCCTGGGAAAAAGACACGCGTTTAGATGCGCCCCAGTGGCTTCCCAAGTTTCCTGCGCTCGCTCAGGCGTTGGTTGCTAGTAGACCCCACGGAGCGACGTTGATACGTTGGCTCGTTAAGCATGAAGCGGAAAAATTCCGGCGTCGTCACGCTGGCAAACTTAAATCTGCCGCGCCATTTAGCGATAAAACTATGACTAAGAGGTACTTGGACGACCTTGCGTCACACTTTGTTGCCGCGGCGGTAACAGGCGCAAGCAATGTGCGCGACGAACTGATCGCCATACTGACGAGTCCCGATCAGGCGCTAGCGCCAGAGTTGGCTGCAGACCTGCTGGCAAGTTGCTTGGAGGCCAGTCGGCCAATTGGGGCGCGGGACCTCGGATTGCAGCGATTCTACGAGCATGTGATCGGGCAGCTCGAAATGGCGATAAACACCCCAGTGCGTAACCCCGATAATTGGTCCATTCAGCCCCCGAAGGGGTGCTCGTGCGACCTGTGCAAGGAGTTGGCCTCGTTTCTTCGGGCCAGCACCCGCGTCAGATTTGAATGGCCGCTGTCCAAAGAACGTCGCTTTCACATCCATGGCATCATTGATCGCCATCTGCTGCCAGTGACTCATACAACGATTCACATGGGTAGTCCGCACAAACTGGTGCTGACGAAGCAGGAGGCGCTGTTTGCGCGGGATCAGGTGCAGCGTGAGCGACAAAAGGAGTGTCTGGTTTGGTTGCGGGACCGTGAGGAAGCTTTTCGGTCTGGATGGTAG
- a CDS encoding L-threonine 3-dehydrogenase: MKALVKAERAKGLTMRQVPVPPIGPNDLLIKIKKTAICGTDLHIYNWDAWAQRTIPVPMTAGHEFFGHVAEVGNAVTGFKVGDRVSGEGHITCDRCRNCRAGRRHLCRNTIGVGVNRDGAFAEYLAIPASNAFKIASNIPDEIASIFDPYGNAVHTALSFDLVGEDVLITGAGPIGIMGVAIAKHVGARHVVITDVNEYRLDLARKAGATRVVNAKTESLKDVMRELGMTEGFDVGLEMSGNAVAFQDMLQSMNNGGRVAILGIFPGEVAIDWNLVIFKGLILKGIYGREMYDTWYKMASMLQSGLDISQVITHRFSVDDYEKGFAVLNQGAAAKVILDWA, translated from the coding sequence ATGAAGGCTCTCGTAAAGGCCGAACGTGCTAAAGGACTCACGATGCGCCAGGTCCCAGTGCCACCCATTGGGCCTAACGATCTTCTGATCAAAATCAAAAAAACCGCCATCTGCGGGACAGACCTGCACATCTATAACTGGGACGCTTGGGCGCAGCGTACGATCCCTGTGCCGATGACGGCGGGCCACGAGTTTTTTGGGCATGTGGCCGAGGTCGGCAACGCGGTGACCGGCTTTAAGGTCGGCGATCGCGTGTCTGGCGAGGGTCACATCACTTGTGATCGTTGCCGTAACTGTCGGGCTGGGCGGCGCCATCTTTGTCGTAATACGATCGGAGTCGGCGTCAATCGCGACGGCGCTTTTGCCGAGTACCTAGCGATTCCTGCGAGCAACGCTTTCAAGATCGCCAGCAACATTCCCGACGAGATCGCCTCGATCTTCGATCCTTACGGCAATGCTGTGCATACAGCTCTGTCGTTTGATCTCGTGGGCGAAGACGTGCTGATCACCGGCGCTGGGCCCATTGGTATCATGGGTGTGGCGATAGCCAAGCATGTAGGAGCCCGGCACGTTGTCATCACCGACGTAAATGAATACCGACTCGATCTAGCTCGCAAGGCCGGTGCCACACGCGTCGTCAATGCCAAGACGGAATCGCTGAAGGACGTCATGCGCGAATTAGGTATGACGGAAGGCTTTGATGTTGGGCTCGAGATGTCGGGCAATGCCGTTGCCTTTCAAGACATGCTGCAGTCGATGAACAACGGTGGCCGTGTCGCCATCCTGGGTATCTTCCCCGGCGAAGTCGCTATCGACTGGAACCTGGTTATCTTCAAAGGTCTAATACTTAAAGGTATTTACGGCCGTGAGATGTACGACACCTGGTACAAAATGGCGAGTATGCTGCAAAGCGGCCTCGACATTAGCCAAGTGATCACCCACCGGTTCTCAGTCGACGACTACGAAAAGGGATTTGCCGTCCTAAATCAGGGAGCTGCCGCGAAAGTGATACTTGATTGGGCCTGA
- a CDS encoding glycine C-acetyltransferase: MNDMFRDHLRHELAQLKHQGLYKSERVITSPQGAVVTTGGRQVLNLCANNYLGLAGDPRLVQAAEQGLESFGYGLASVRFICGTQSVHKDLETLVANFVGTEDAILYSSCFDANGGLFETLMGEEDAIISDELNHASIIDGIRLSKAKRWRYRNCDLHDLEEKLREAAGCRFRMVVTDGVFSMDGSIADLKGVVALAKRYGALTVVDDSHAVGFVGKHGRGTAEHCGVFGEVDIITGTLGKALGGASGGYTAASKEIVDYLRQRSRPYLFSNTLAPSIASASIYALELIRTADDLRTRLNANSKYFRSAMTKLGYQLLPGEHPIIPIMIGDAVKAKALAEGLLAEGVYVISFSFPVVPKGKARIRTQMSAAHSHEDLVRAVEAFAKVGREQGIIS; this comes from the coding sequence ATGAACGATATGTTTCGTGACCATCTGCGCCACGAGCTGGCGCAGCTGAAGCATCAAGGTCTCTATAAGAGCGAGCGCGTGATCACATCGCCGCAGGGCGCGGTGGTGACCACCGGTGGCCGTCAGGTTTTGAACCTTTGTGCTAACAACTACCTGGGACTGGCCGGCGATCCCCGTCTGGTTCAAGCGGCAGAGCAGGGCCTAGAGTCCTTCGGTTACGGTCTGGCCTCAGTCCGCTTTATCTGCGGCACGCAGTCTGTGCATAAAGATCTCGAGACGCTCGTCGCCAACTTTGTCGGCACCGAGGATGCGATCTTGTACTCGTCGTGTTTTGATGCCAACGGCGGGTTATTTGAGACGCTGATGGGGGAGGAAGACGCGATCATCAGCGATGAGCTGAACCACGCGAGTATAATCGACGGCATTCGCCTAAGTAAGGCGAAGCGTTGGCGATACCGCAACTGCGACCTCCATGATCTTGAGGAAAAGCTGCGCGAAGCCGCCGGCTGCCGCTTTCGTATGGTGGTGACCGACGGCGTATTCTCCATGGATGGTTCGATAGCCGATCTTAAGGGGGTGGTCGCACTAGCCAAACGCTACGGCGCTCTTACCGTGGTCGATGATTCTCACGCCGTTGGTTTTGTCGGCAAACACGGGCGCGGCACTGCCGAACACTGCGGTGTTTTTGGCGAGGTCGATATCATCACGGGCACGCTGGGCAAAGCTTTAGGTGGGGCCTCGGGTGGTTACACGGCCGCAAGCAAAGAGATTGTCGACTACCTAAGGCAGAGGTCGCGACCATATCTATTTTCAAACACACTGGCCCCATCGATAGCATCGGCCTCGATTTACGCGCTGGAACTCATCCGCACGGCTGATGATCTCAGGACGCGCTTGAATGCCAACAGTAAATACTTTCGCAGTGCGATGACCAAGCTTGGGTATCAACTCCTGCCTGGTGAGCACCCAATCATTCCGATCATGATTGGCGATGCCGTTAAGGCCAAGGCTTTGGCCGAGGGTTTACTGGCCGAGGGTGTCTACGTGATTAGCTTCTCGTTCCCCGTGGTACCGAAGGGCAAGGCGCGTATTCGTACGCAAATGTCGGCGGCACACAGCCACGAGGATTTGGTGCGAGCCGTCGAGGCCTTTGCCAAAGTGGGACGTGAGCAGGGAATCATCAGCTAA
- the kdsB gene encoding 3-deoxy-manno-octulosonate cytidylyltransferase, translated as MALQSLQDWLVVIPARLGSERLPRKPLADLAGKPLIVRVAENLAPLKAAGAKLLVATDAEEVVAACSSQGIPAAMTAAHHISGTDRCAEVAATHSQAFVLNVQGDEPFVNVEALQGLMGAMVRRHDADMGTLVVPSSDLTMAADPNVVKAVRAHTGYALYFSRAPLPYDRTKHADGNLPRHFYQHLGVYAFRRERLMDFVALGPSPLELIEKLEQLRALEAGWRLWLEPTPHGARGIDTPEDLEAARARLA; from the coding sequence ATGGCCTTGCAATCACTACAAGACTGGCTGGTCGTTATCCCTGCCCGCCTCGGATCGGAACGGTTGCCACGTAAGCCTTTGGCGGACCTTGCTGGCAAACCACTGATCGTCCGGGTCGCCGAGAACCTCGCACCCTTGAAAGCCGCGGGTGCCAAGCTGCTCGTGGCCACAGACGCGGAAGAGGTCGTAGCAGCATGCAGTAGCCAGGGGATCCCCGCTGCAATGACCGCAGCTCATCACATCAGTGGTACGGACCGTTGCGCTGAGGTCGCCGCCACACACTCCCAAGCCTTTGTCCTGAACGTCCAAGGCGACGAACCATTCGTCAACGTGGAGGCGTTGCAAGGCTTGATGGGAGCCATGGTCCGTCGCCACGATGCCGACATGGGCACGCTAGTGGTCCCGTCCTCGGATCTGACTATGGCGGCAGACCCCAACGTTGTGAAGGCCGTCCGGGCGCATACCGGCTATGCGCTTTACTTCTCCCGCGCCCCGCTACCCTACGACCGCACTAAACACGCCGATGGTAATCTACCGCGGCATTTTTATCAGCACCTCGGCGTGTATGCATTCAGGCGCGAGCGCCTCATGGATTTTGTGGCGCTAGGACCGTCTCCCCTGGAGCTCATCGAGAAGCTCGAGCAACTGCGTGCCCTCGAGGCAGGTTGGCGCCTTTGGCTAGAACCGACCCCGCATGGTGCCAGAGGTATCGATACACCGGAAGACTTGGAGGCAGCCCGTGCGCGTCTCGCCTAG
- the aroC gene encoding chorismate synthase, whose amino-acid sequence MPNTFGHVYRATTFGESHGGGVGVVIDGCPPGFQLDLAAVQTWLNRRRPGQSKLSSPRQEKDQVECLSGLDGGVTLGTPLALFVRNEDQRPGDYQDMNTVFRPSHADYTTFAKYGVKSASGGGRASARETIGRVAAAAVAEQILRRELPDFRCVAYVDSVKGVRATIADPTAVTRDVVEANALRCPDATSRQSLEDIITSAQKAGDTVGGTITCVITGVPVGLGEPVFDKLEADLAKAMLSLPASKGFEIGLGFAATELFGSEHNDAFTVKDGTVRTVTNRSGGTQGGISNGEPIYFRVAFKPVSTIFKEQDTVDAQGRPVKLKPKAGRHDPCVLPRAVPMVEAMAILVIMDHWLRQEMLNRFSQKS is encoded by the coding sequence ATGCCAAACACTTTTGGACATGTTTACCGCGCAACTACCTTTGGCGAGTCACACGGTGGCGGTGTCGGAGTTGTCATTGATGGGTGTCCGCCGGGTTTCCAATTAGACTTAGCAGCGGTTCAAACCTGGCTAAACCGGCGGCGTCCTGGCCAGAGTAAGCTAAGCTCTCCGCGTCAGGAAAAGGATCAGGTTGAATGCTTATCAGGGCTCGATGGAGGAGTTACGCTAGGCACACCGTTAGCCCTCTTTGTCCGCAATGAGGATCAGCGCCCTGGGGACTACCAAGACATGAATACGGTCTTTCGCCCCTCGCACGCTGACTACACGACGTTTGCTAAATATGGCGTCAAGTCAGCTAGCGGCGGCGGCCGTGCCAGCGCTCGCGAAACGATTGGGCGAGTTGCAGCGGCAGCGGTTGCAGAGCAGATTTTGCGGCGTGAGTTACCGGATTTCCGATGTGTGGCCTACGTCGACTCCGTCAAGGGGGTGCGGGCTACAATCGCGGACCCCACTGCCGTAACTCGCGATGTCGTCGAGGCTAACGCACTCCGATGCCCAGATGCGACATCGCGCCAGAGCCTAGAAGATATCATCACCAGTGCGCAAAAGGCCGGTGACACAGTCGGCGGCACGATTACCTGCGTCATCACAGGCGTCCCCGTCGGACTGGGGGAGCCGGTGTTTGACAAACTCGAGGCCGATCTTGCCAAAGCCATGTTAAGCCTACCAGCTAGCAAAGGCTTTGAGATTGGACTTGGCTTCGCTGCGACCGAGCTTTTCGGCTCAGAGCATAATGATGCTTTTACCGTCAAAGACGGCACTGTGCGCACAGTCACCAATCGCAGCGGTGGCACACAGGGCGGCATTAGTAATGGTGAGCCCATTTACTTCCGCGTGGCATTTAAACCTGTGTCTACAATCTTCAAGGAACAAGACACAGTCGACGCCCAAGGACGTCCCGTTAAACTCAAGCCAAAGGCCGGCCGCCATGATCCCTGCGTGCTGCCACGCGCAGTGCCGATGGTTGAGGCGATGGCTATATTGGTTATTATGGACCACTGGTTGCGGCAGGAGATGCTCAATCGATTTTCACAGAAAAGCTAG